The following coding sequences are from one Culex quinquefasciatus strain JHB chromosome 1, VPISU_Cqui_1.0_pri_paternal, whole genome shotgun sequence window:
- the LOC6039913 gene encoding zinc finger protein 37, which translates to MASSKLRMCRMCLSTGAILRSLFTIFQDHNLVFIIRDYVRLEIDQNDNLPQMVCKSCAVKLIRVRENVSLFVESDRKLREKLQDGTVAAEEIHKLGQDRRKYARKSADEDEHGWGADPKDGDVSKKELAKEAKDLGGTDAGNFEFNEVKHELLDSESDEDMPLKILKKVVNDVEAESDVKPLAIPVEPAVVVLQDHKEEPEDFDEFGPADAPSPFQSDSESEEEKPPRKKAKKENVTNDSGSRRVSRRQTKTPKIEVLSDDEPLSDHDDEDTDKTFELKDAKKEKDPDESFDAPKIPKKRGRKKRVHTDGDAPKPKKAPKKPGPKPGPKLEKPKPSLHDFKCYVCKSESLGSQQALIEHLSTHVNQIPYTCKECVMETVVLTRVRTLNTHMKMHEQPVKCDYCDRRYSNAAGKYYHLQTFHLGGAAPCLVNCEVCGKTCGSQNALKIHMKYHTTKLKCSHCDMVFNHPNKKRNHERTHDQNRGIECVVCKKILLTVESYDVHLKKHTHERSYACHLCSKKFNTSCNLITHLKVHEKNDNYRPAKSWVDHYTVLSRDPLHFKCNHCDRYNTDKVNNMISHLQAHFKEYECDQCQHKFATAKQLRAHYTTHTGEKPEKCKHCGKVFSTKNNLRIHLKAAHPEWAPQRSTPVPMVDSPQQQRMTTEVALDQYAGSSSAMSSSSFGMIIPQQQQQPPLIQGMNVLRS; encoded by the exons ATGGCCAGTTCCAAGCTGCGGATGTGCCGGATGTGTCTGTCGACCGGCGCAATCTTGCGCAGCCTGTTCACCATTTTCCAGGATCACAACCTTGTGTTCATCATCAGGGACTACGTTCGGCTGGag ATCGATCAGAACGACAATCTGCCCCAGATGGTGTGCAAATCGTGCGCCGTCAAGCTGATTCGAGTGCGTGAAAACGTTTCGTTGTTCGTGGAGAGTGACCGGAAGCTTCGGGAGAAGCTACAGGATGGAACGGTGGCTGCGGAAGAGATCCACAAGCTGGGTCAGGATCGCCGGAAGTACGCCCGGAAGTCGGCGGACGAGGACGAGCATGGCTGGGGTGCTGATCCCAAGGACGGGGATGTTTCGAAAAAGGAACTCGCTAAAGAAGCGAAAGATCTTGGAGGCACAGATGCAGG CAACTTCGAATTCAACGAAGTCAAGCACGAACTGCTGGACAGCGAATCCGATGAAGATATGCCGTTGAAGATTCTTAAAAAAGTTGTAAACGATGTTGAGGCCGAGTCCGACGTTAAACCGCTGGCGATCCCGGTAGAACCGGCCGTTGTGGTGCTACAGGATCATAAAGAAGAACCGGAGGACTTTGATGAATTTGGCCCAGCCGATGCCCCTAGTCCGTTCCAATCCGATAGTGAATCGGAGGAGGAGAAACCACCTAGGAAGAAGGCTAAGAAGGAAAATGTAACTAATGATAGTGGTTCAAGGAGAGTCAGCAGGAGGCAAACAAAGACACCTAAAATTGAGGTACTGTCGGACGACGAACCGCTTAGCGATCATGACGATGAAGATACGGATAAAACGTTCGAGTTGAAGGACGCCAAGAAGGAAAAGGATCCGGATGAATCGTTTGATGCTcctaaaatacctaaaaagAGGGGAAGGAAGAAGCGCGTCCATACAGACGGTGACGCTCCGAAGCCTAAGAAAGCTCCGAAGAAGCCGGGACCGAAGCCGGGGCCTAAACTGGAAAAGCCAAAACCTTCGCTGCACGACTTCAAGTGTTACGTTTGCAAAAGCGAATCGCTGGGCAGTCAACAAGCCCTTATTGAGCATCTCTCGACACATGTAAATCAAATTCCGTACACGTGCAAGGAATGCGTGATGGAGACGGTTGTCCTGACGAGAGTTCGTACGTTGAATACGCACATGAAGATGCACGAACAACCGGTCAAGTGCGACTATTGCGATCGAAGATACAGTAACGCAGCCGGAAAGTACTATCACCTGCAGACCTTCCACTTGGGCGGCGCTGCACCGTGTCTGGTGAATTGTGAAGTGTGCGGCAAAACTTGCGGGTCTCAAAACGCGCTCAAGATTCACATGAAGTACCACACGACTAAGCTGAAGTGCAGTCACTGCGACATGGTGTTCAACCACCCGAACAAGAAACGGAACCACGAACGGACGCACGACCAGAACCGAGGCATCGAGTGCGTGGTTTGTAAGAAAATCCTGCTTACAGTAGAATCCTACGACGTCCATCTCAAGAAACACACCCACGAACGTAGCTACGCCTGCCATCTGTGCTCGAAGAAGTTCAACACGTCGTGCAATCTGATTACGCATTTGAAG GTCCACGAAAAGAACGACAACTACCGGCCCGCCAAGTCCTGGGTCGATCACTACACCGTGCTGAGCCGCGATCCGCTCCACTTCAAGTGCAACCACTGCGACCGGTACAACACGGACAAGGTGAACAACATGATATCCCATCTACAGGCGCACTTCAAGGAGTACGAGTGCGACCAGTGCCAGCACAAATTTGCCACCGCAAAACAGCTCAGAGCTCACTATACTACGCACACCGGAGAAAAACCGGAAAAGTGCAAGCACTGCGGAAAGGTCTTTTCTACCAAGAACAATCTGCGCATTCATCTGAAGGCGGCGCACCCGGAGTGGGCACCGCAGCGGTCAACGCCGGTGCCAATGGTGGATTCTCCGCAGCAGCAGCGGATGACGACCGAAGTCGCGTTGGACCAGTACGCTGGTAGTTCGTCAGCCATGAGCAGTAGCTCATTCGGTATGATCattccgcagcagcagcagcagccgccgcTGATTCAGGGGATGAACGTGCTGAGAAGCTGA
- the LOC6039914 gene encoding zinc finger protein 91, with protein sequence MAPKNTRSTIVNKASPKDSAVSDECCVVPGCKAISERSQIVLFSMAFGDLIHWWRSTSWVTKFQTELPENGRICEVHFEERFIDRTRKKPRLYPGTVPTLQLGVMEYRQGVEEKDDFESKDYFCRFCAKKEDKPMRHSLSQLNNMPEIVACCVGTHQQRPDLPNGVCNECIAVMLQFQKFVKKCDLAQKRLLKLEEELLSTATADKENADENTEPQFELVDLSMETEEAIPQQEDVEVEHEELEVEQENVEILHEETLKKIEKVKQRCLRCDKDFTSLVQYRNHMKTGHREEGYECQICNKKFSERSRLRFHLEKVHENRRFKCPECKPPRWFNWQCSLNTHMKVHQYKFNCDDCWRTFPTDEKLQEHRVTHDDKKNFKCLECGTKFKTKWRMEAHKERVHKTLSTVKKYEHVNASKEDITVTKREIVVAAAPVLADTTQIDLDEEKIESVRAE encoded by the exons ATGGCCCCGAAAAATACCAGGAGTACG ATCGTCAACAAAGCTTCGCCGAAGGACAGTGCAGTCAGCGATGAATGTTGCGTGGTTCCGGGCTGTAAGGCCATCTCCGAGCGGTCCCAGATTGTGCTGTTTAGTATGGCGTTTGGGGATTTGATCCACTGGTGGCGGAGCACGTCCTGGGTCACCAAGTTTCAAACGGAGCTGCCGGAGAATGGCCGGATCTGCGAGGTGCATTTTGAGGAGCGGTTCATCGATCGAACGAGGAAGAAACCGAGGCTGTACCCGGGAACGGTTCCAACGCTGCAGCTCGGAGTGATGGAATACCGGCAGGGTGTCGAGGAAAAGGACGACTTTGAATCGAAGGActacttttgccgtttctgtgCCAAGAAGGAGGACAAACCGATGAGGCATTCGTTGAGTCAGCTGAACAACATGCCGGAGATTGTGGCCTGCTGTGTGGGAACACACCAGCAGCGGCCGGACCTGCCGAATGGGGTGTGCAACGAGTGCATCGCCGTGATGCTCCAGTTCCAGAAGTTTGTCAAGAAATGTGACCTGGCTCAAAAGCGGCTGCTGAAGCTCGAAGAAGAGCTGCTGAGTACGGCCACGGCGGACAAGGAGAACGCCGACGAGAATACTGAGCCTCAATTTGAGCTGGTTGATTTGTCTATGGAAACGGAGGAAGCGATTCCACAGCAGGAAGACGTCGAAGTTGAACATGAAGAGCTCGAAGTGGAACAGGAAAACGTCGAAATTCTGCACGAAGAAACGCTGAAGAAAATCGAAAAGGTCAAGCAGCGTTGCCTCCGCTGTGACAAGGACTTCACCAGCCTGGTTCAGTACCGTAACCACATGAAGACTGGCCACCGCGAGGAAGGCTACGAGTGTCAGATCTGCAACAAAAAGTTCTCCGAACGAAGTCGCCTTCGGTTTCACCTGGAAAAGGTCCACGAGAATCGTCGCTTCAAGTGCCCCGAGTGTAAACCTCCCCGCTGGTTCAACTGGCAATGCTCGCTCAACACCCACATGAAAGTGCACCAGTACAAGTTCAACTGCGACGACTGCTGGAGAACCTTCCCGACAGACGAAAAACTGCAGGAACATCGCGTGACCCACGACGATAAGAAGAACTTCAAGTGCCTCGAATGTGGAACCAAGTTCAAGACAAAGTGGCGCATGGAGGCACACAAGGAGCGCGTCCACAAGACGCTATCGACGGTGAAAAAGTACGAGCATGTCAACGCGTCTAAGGAGGACATTACCGTGACCAAACGTGAAATTGTCGTTGCCGCCGCTCCGGTCCTCGCCGACACAACCCAGATTGACCTAGATGAGGAGAAGATTGAGTCCGTCCGTGCAGAATGA